The Melitaea cinxia chromosome 21, ilMelCinx1.1, whole genome shotgun sequence genome has a window encoding:
- the LOC123664249 gene encoding LOW QUALITY PROTEIN: zinc finger CCCH domain-containing protein 13-like (The sequence of the model RefSeq protein was modified relative to this genomic sequence to represent the inferred CDS: substituted 1 base at 1 genomic stop codon) — MECQPSDSKKLFKVFDASKRKRTRKKREGDDSNSIATDDSAGDCQGNGRRINSAKASLQNIFLSKLNFXLKYIIKNFRDRDSSPSVSRSPADPHRLSRSPRRHRRPTRDGISLALKAGLVSTPRSLSPNPQAGDDIISSIPKDQDSFIYAFLEEAVKRDKKKHRHSKHREGRRSNHARDASESKDRRHQHRRHREETRERDKHAKKEETPTLDQAALFETFAKLCAQMNEKTAHFATANQVARSQSHKSLQCEVVSRRDLLEDTQRLERLRGRNYSRDNLSPSRIRSHEHVRSRNRSQDTIAVPIDDRKEKCVCCDPYDKQMPKYSSKMNIETKHYEDDRFRCYPPDMCPTKSCVNGKYRSSVPERRDIRSYDERNRKYDDRRRQCEHKASRSFDMQREPYTDDRNYRRTARSDGIKDTSYDDREYIERRHEERKIREKYYDKDVQERNFSHLPSKEHRSRRNLEKFERASVVSRDEDYRDRYSERERDSGLSVADGETSTISGRSNYLRVVKQEISEQREAMDKMMKLWKELMRCFKGISQTQSPNKVNEPAANMRESAAEQLRLWRECMRRYETVARDVGDTDARLMEEINKQRSEMSEMANMWQECLQRYRDMSNDFNNLKQQLATSESPTRAGPPLVCAEGEGPPVAPYRLPPTYPAVCLPPQAPPLPPGYAGSPLRARASAPPAWWWAPERSPRRRSSPDSRADRERRHRHKERERDDTRYKEKSKPSGARSEHRHRKR, encoded by the exons ATGGAGTGTCAGCCGAGcgatagtaaaaaattatttaaagtttttgatgCATCAAAACGTAAACGCACCAGGAAAAAACGTGAAGGAGATGACAGTAACTCGATAGCTACAGATGATTCTGCAGGC GATTGTCAAGGTAACGGGCGTCGGATAAATTCTGCTAAGGCGAGTCTTCAGAACATTTT tctATCAAagctaaatttttaattaaaatatataataaaaaacttcaGAGACAGAGACAGCAGCCCGTCGGTATCTCGCTCACCGGCTGACCCACACCGTCTGTCTCGCTCGCCACGACGTCACCGACGGCCTAC GCGAGACGGTATATCTCTGGCTCTAAAAGCTGGTCTTGTGTCAACGCCAAGATCTCTGTCTCCTAACCCGCAg gCGGGAGATGACATAATTTCATCAATTCCAAAGGATcaagattcatttatttatgctTTTCTGGAAGAAGCTGTtaaaagagataaaaaaaa ACACAGACATAGTAAGCATCGTGAGGGTCGACGCTCAAATCACGCTCGCGATGCATCTGAGTCAAAGGATCGTCGACACCAGCATCGGAGACACCGAGAAGAGACTAGAGAACGGGACAA GCATGCTAAGAAGGAAGAAACCCCTACATTAGATCAAGCAGCACTTTTTGAAACGTTTGCGAAACTGTGTGCCCAGATGAATGAGAAAACTGCACATTTTGCCACTGCTAACCAAGTT GCTCGTTCTCAAAGTCATAAATCATTACAATGTGAAGTGGTATCTCGTCGTGATTTACTTGAAGACACTCAACGACTAGAACGTCTTCGTGGTCGAAATTATTCCAGAGACAATCTTTCGCCTTCGAGAATACGTAGCCACGAACATGTTCGCAGCAGAAATCGAAGTCAAGATACTATTGCTGTGCCCATAGACGATCGAAAGGAGAAATGTGTCTGTTGCGATCCATATGACAAGCAAATGCCTAAATATTCGAGCAAAATGAATATAGAAACGAAGCATTATGAAGATGATAGGTTTAGATGTTACCCTCCCGATATGTGTCCGACAAAAAGTTGTGTAAATGGAAAGTACAGATCTAGTGTACCAGAACGAAGAGACATCAGATCATACGATGAGCGAAATAGAAAGTATGATGACAGACGGCGACAATGCGAGCATAAGGCTAGTCGAAGTTTTGATATGCAAAGAGAGCCATATACTGACGATAGAAATTATAGAAGAACAGCCAGAAGCGATGGAATTAAGGACACAAGTTACGATGACCGAGAATATATAGAGAGAAGACACGAAGAGAGAAAGATCAGGGAAAAATATTACGATAAAGACGTTCAAGAGCGAAATTTTTCTCACTTGCCGAGTAAAGAGCACAGGTCAAGGAGGAACTTGGAAAAATTTGAACGTGCTTCAGTTGTTTCGAGAGATGAAGATTATAGAGATAGATATTCAGAGAGGGAAAGAGATTCAGGTTTGAGTGTGGCGGACGGTGAGACGAGTACGATAAGCGGACGGAGCAATTATTTGCGTGTTGTTAAG caAGAGATATCAGAGCAACGTGAAGCAATGGACAAAATGATGAAATTGTGGAAAGAATTGATGAGGTGCTTTAAGGGTATCTCGCAAACTCAGAGTCCAAATAAAGTTAAT GAGCCGGCGGCTAATATGCGTGAATCAGCCGCCGAACAACTACGTCTGTGGCGCGAGTGTATGCGACGCTACGAGACTGTTGCTCGCGATGTCGGCGACACTGACGCGAGACTAATG GAGGAAATAAACAAGCAGAGGTCTGAAATGTCTGAGATGGCGAACATGTGGCAGGAGTGTCTGCAACGTTACCGCGACATGAGCAACGATTTCAATAATCTCAAGCAACag CTGGCAACATCGGAGAGCCCTACGCGCGCCGGTCCGCCGCTTGTGTGCGCGGAAGGCGAAGGCCCACCGGTGGCGCCCTACCGCCTGCCGCCCACGTATCCTGCTGTAT GCCTCCCCCCGCAGGCGCCCCCGCTCCCCCCCGGCTACGCGGGCTCGCCGCTGCGCGCGCGCGCCTCCGCGCCGCCCGCGTGGTGGTGGGCGCCCGAGCGCTCGCCGCGCCGCCGCTCCTCGCCCGACTCGCGCGCCGACCGCGAGCGGCGACACCGCCACAAGGAGAGAGAGCGag